The Gopherus flavomarginatus isolate rGopFla2 chromosome 25, rGopFla2.mat.asm, whole genome shotgun sequence genome has a segment encoding these proteins:
- the EPOP gene encoding elongin BC and Polycomb repressive complex 2-associated protein gives MFLTCEGTFGMVPATVGYNGEFQTGYQEIEGINLGYLQINGTQMFALAQVLSDLFKDIPRTTISKKMESLKIKSRRCDLRELRTLKAINSVPTRAVKCSLISKADLEALCTSCKSLSPRRRKRKRREQLLLPGPADLFDCPRPPLRSSCGAGPYRTQEPGSCGELAPAPHHPPGGLFQNYDKATRGRKGYGLGGREGLFAGVLSAYPRDLQLLHSAARGAHGAGQAHPQPEPGRPKRCSKGLFPEEKGQGAARKSRLFPGCKRQGTSAGYSSDSDSSLDFGGSSPATSSDSSEEEEEEEGDTSCSSEEGSSSESESSSLCSGDSVQSTRYRQAALPRFQQLHHPPREPSGDERLPELHKAALRPDPNLLLLSQQLWARTLRASTLESLRPLPALGAGVQQQQEPELACAKQEPPSSQPSQGCSYPGGDPQQKAGDCGATKPCAQGEDLHKDASNNAASLGPSDQAKRQLAALAGRSASQEPALGSASLPSAQEFAGSLSPAPQRVLGEPRREHFDRLIRQSKLWCYAKGFNADGKSLRPGGRTEPCKAAELQCSGSKSAPSPSPLSNKALKGNGSERNSKRRRLARGAEAERQQNSAKGRPQKTPRRNAPKGKTQCKRLACPGPAPGRNSFSLLGNFPCTPSLVVGEDGDLRPAASLCVKNSCALSKTHPLWSWQVGGSALPVPPSLKFRGYGLEGF, from the coding sequence ATGTTCCTGACCTGCGAAGGGACCTTCGGAATGGTGCCAGCCACCGTGGGTTACAATGGGGAATTCCAGACCGGCTACCAAGAAATCGAAGGGATCAACCTGGGCTACTTACAGATCAATGGCACCCAGATGTTTGCTTTGGCGCAGGTCCTCAGCGACCTGTTTAAGGATATCCCCAGGACCACCATCAGCAAGAAGATGGAGAGTCTAAAGATCAAGAGCCGCCGATGCGATCTCAGGGAGCTCCGGACCCTCAAAGCCATCAACTCCGTGCCCACCCGAGCGGTGAAATGCTCGCTCATTTCCAAGGCAGACCTGGAGGCGCTCTGCACCTCCTGCAAGAGCCTCAGccccaggaggaggaagaggaagaggagagagcagctgctgctgccgggCCCCGCGGATCTGTTCGACTGCCCCCGGCCGCCGCTGAGGTCCTCGTGCGGAGCCGGCCCATACCGCACCCAGGAGCCGGGGAGCTGCGGCGAGCTGGCCCCCGCGCCCCATCACCCCCCGGGAGGGCTCTTCCAAAACTATGACAAAGCCACCAGAGGCCGGAAGGGCTACGGCCTGGGGGGCCGCGAGGGGCTCTTCGCCGGCGTGTTGAGCGCCTACCCCAGGGACCTGCAGCTGCTCCACTCGGCAGCCCGCGGGGCGCACGGAGCCGGGCAGGcgcatccccagccggagcccggCCGGCCCAAGCGCTGCTCCAAAGGGCTGTTCCCCGAGGAGAAGGGCCAGGGGGCGGCCAGGAAAAGCCGCCTCTTCCCGGGCTGCAAGAGGCAGGGCACCTCGGCCGGCTACTCCAGCGACTCAGATTCCAGCCTGGACTTCGGGGGCTCCAGCCCTGCCACCTCCAGCGACTcgtcggaggaggaggaggaagaggagggggacaCGTCGTGCAGCAGCGAAGAAGGCAGCTCCTCAGAGTCGGAGAGCAGCTCCCTGTGCAGCGGGGACTCGGTGCAGAGCACCCGCTACAGGCAGGCGGCTCTGCCTAGGTTCCAGCAGCTGCATCACCCCCCCAGAGAGCCCAGCGGCGACGAGAGGCTCCCGGAGCTCCACAAAGCAGCCCTGCGCCCCgatcccaacctcctgctcctctcccagcagctctgggccAGGACTCTGCGAGCGTCAACTTTGGAAAGTTTGAGGCCGCTTCCAGCCCTGGGAGCCggggtccagcagcagcaggagccggaGCTAGCGTGCGCAAAGCAGgagcctccctcctcccagccctcccagggCTGCAGCTACCCCGGGGGGGACCCACAACAAAAGGCGGGAGACTGTGGGGCGACAAAGCCCTGCGCCCAAGGGGAGGATTTGCACAAAGATGCCTCGAACAATGCAGCCTCGTTAGGCCCCAGTGACCAAGCAAAGAGACAGCTCGCTGCTTTAGCCGGGCGATCTGCTTCCCAAGAGCCAGCCTTGGGCTCAGCTTCTCTGCCCTCAGCTCAGGAATTCGCAGGAAGCCTCAGCCCGGCTCCCCAGAGGGTCTTAGGAGAGCCCAGAAGGGAGCATTTCGACAGGCTCATCAGGCAATCCAAGCTGTGGTGTTATGCAAAAGGGTTTAACGCGGATGGGAAAAGTTTGCGGCCCGGAGGGAGGACAGAGCCGTGCAAAGCGGCCGAGCTCCAATGCTCCGGCTCCAAAAGCGCACCGAGCCCAAGCCCCTTGTCAAACAAAGCTTTGAAAGGCAATGGCTCGGAAAGGAATTCCAAGCGCAGACGCCTTGCCAGAGGCGCTGAGGCAGAACGGCAACAAAACTCTGCTAAGGGGAGGCCACAAAAGACTCCGAGGAGGAATGCCCCAAAGGGAAAGACCCAATGCAAACGGCTGGCCTGCCCCGGGCCAGCACCAGGCAGGAATTCCTTCAGCCTCCTGGGCAacttcccctgcaccccttcgCTGGtagtgggggaggatggggatcTGCGTCCCGCTGCCTCCCTGTGCGTAAAGAACTCCTGCGCGCTCTCCAAAACGCACCCGCTGTGGAGCTGGCAGGTGGGCGGCAGcgccctccctgtgccccccagccTCAAATTCCGGGGCTATGGGCTGGAGGGTTTCTAA